The stretch of DNA GCAGCACGGTGGCTTCTTCCCTAATGGCATTAGTGGGATGCTACTCTCTTTGCAGATGGTTCTATTTGCCTATGTTGGCATTGAGATGATTGGTTTATCTGCTGGTGAAGCAGAGAATCCACGCAAAACTATTCCGATGGCGATCGACTCATTAGCGTGGCGCATCCTCATTTTCTATATGGGTGCGATTTTTGTCATCTTAGCGATCTTCCCCTGGAATGAGATTGGACAACAAGGCAGTCCATTTGTGGTGATGTTTGAGCGAATTGGTTTACGCGAAGCGGCTGGAATCATTAACTTCGTAGTCATTACTGCTGCCTTGTCATCTTGTAATGCCGGCATCTTTAGTGGTGGTCGACTCCTCTATGCACTCTCAGTCAATGGGTACGCACCTTCGCCATTTGCGAAGTTATCAAAGTATGGTGTTCCACATCGTGCAGTGATGGCTACCGTAGCGGTTTGTATGACTGGCGTAGTGCTGAACTACTTTGTTCCTGATAAAGCATTTCAATACATCATGGCCGCAGTGACCTTTATCGGTTTGATGGTTTGGATTGCTATTTTGATCACGCAAATTCAGTTTCGTCGCTCACTGACAAAAGTCCAGGTTGCTGAGTTGGCATATCGCACGCCTTGGTGGCCCTATTCCTCGTGGTTCGCATTGGCATTTATTGCCCTAGTAGTGGTGCTGATGGGCTTTCATGAGGATGCACGGATTGCCTTAGTCTTAGGTCCGTGCTTATTAGGTGTGTATCTCGCCATGTTCTACATCGTTGGCTTGCATCGCAAAACAAAACTGAGTCGTGAATTCAAATAAGGAGACATAAATGATTGTTGGCGTACCTCAAGAAGTAAAAAATAATGAATTTCGTGTTGGCTTGACCCCAGGTAATGTGAGGGGTTTATGTAAGCAAGGCCATTCTGTCTTAGTGCAACGTGGGGCAGGTGAGCAAATTGGCTTGAGCGATGAATCCTATCGTCTGGCTGGTGCTACATTAATCAATAGCGCTGCTGAAGTTTTTGCAAAGGCAGAGATGGTAGTTAAGGTAAAGGAGCCTCAACCCCAGGAATGTGCGATGTTGCGTGAGGATCAAATTCTCTTTACCTATTTACACCTAGCACCAGACCCGCAGCAGACTAAAGCATTGCTCGCATCAGGCGCAAGTTGTATTGCTTATGAAACCGTGACCTCGTTTAATGGTGCATTACCACTTCTAGCCCCGATGAGTGAAGTTGCGGGCAGAATGTCTATACAAGCAGCCGCTACGCATCTAGAAAAAACAAATGGAGGTTTAGGTATCTTGATGGCGGGTGTACCTGGAGTAGCACCTGCAAAAGTGGTGATATTGGGTGCGGGAGTTGTGGGGCGCAATGCTTTGCAGATGGCAGTTGGGATGGGTGCAGATGTTTATATTTTTGATCGCAATATTGATTGCTTAAGACAGATTGACATACTTTATGGCAATCGTGTGAGAACCTTTTATGCTGATCCACTTTTGGTCGAGCTCGAGGTTTGTGAAGCAGATGTGGTCATTGGTGCCGTGTTGTTACCTGGTGCTGCAGCCCCAAAACTGGTAACACGCGAGATGGTACGCAAAATGAAGGCGGGTGCAGTAGTAGTAGACGTAGCGATTGACCAAGGTGGTTGTTTTGAGACATCCAAACCCACTACGCATACTGATCCCACTTTTATCGTGGATGGCGTGCTGCACTACTGTGTGGCGAATATGCCCGGTGCAGTCGCAAGAACTTCTACCTTTGCTTTGACGAATGCAACTTACCCTTTCATTGAAGCCTTGGCAAATCGGGGTATGGTGAAGGCGTTCTCGCATGATCATCATCTTCGCAATGGTTTAAGTGTGCACCGAGGTCAGCTCACATCCGAGCCAGTTGCTAAAGCGCAAAGAGTAGATTTTGTATTGGCGGAAGAATTATTGGCTGCCTAATGGTTTGATTGCAGTCCTATGGTGGAGTGTCTTGGGGGTCTAGGCTCCCAAGCTTTCCTCTATTATCCTAAGAATGGACCTATCTGCATTAGTAATTTCTACCGGCGTCGTCGCTCTTGCGGAGATGGGTGATAAAACCCAATTACTCTCTTTGATGTTGGCTGCGCGTTATCCAAAGCAGGCGCTCGCCATTATTGGTGGGATATTCATCGCAACAATTGCTAATCATGCGTGTGCGGCTTTACTGGGGCATTGGCTCACTACTTTTATGAGTCCAGATCTGCTCAAGTGGATTTTGGGCTTAAGCTTTTTGGGAATAGGTCTCTGGCTCTTGGTGCCTGATCATATTGATGATGCAGCTGGATCAAAAGTAGCCGATAGAGCTTTTCAGGTATTTATGCTGACGGTCGGACTCTTTTTCTTAGCTGAGATGGGAGATAAGACCCAAATCGCTACGATCGCCTTGGGTGCAAAATATTCCGATGTCTTTTCTGTGACGGTTGGCACTACTTTGGGGATGATGCTGGCGAATGCCCCAGCAGTTTGGATTGGGCAAAAATTCACGAATCGTATGCCCATTCAGTGGGTACATGCGGTTGCCGCTGTCACCTTCATCGCCATTGGTATTGCTACTCTTATTTGGGGTTAGGTCGAATTTTTCCATGGGGCTTAAAATTACCTTATGAAAACTGATCTGCCACAGAGCTTTCGCAGGCTCGAATACCGCGCTTCCAATTACACCTTTTCACAAGTTGATCTAGACATTGCTTTAGATCCTGCTAGGACGATAGTGAAGAGCCGATTAGAAGTTCTGCCTGGCGCTAGTCATGAGGCTGGTACACCTTTAGTTCTGCAGGGCTATGAACTTGAATTCGTGAGTTTGCGCATTAATGGTGAAGCCCATCGCCAGTTTGAACTGAATCCAGAAACACTGACTATCCATGCTTTGCCGAATGAGGGTAAGCAAGCTTTCATTGTTGAGATTATCTGCGTATGTGTACCTGAGAAAAATACCTCGCTCATGGGCTTATATGTTTCCAACGGGAATTTCTTTACCCAGTGCGAAGCTGAGGGGTTCAGAAAGATTACATACTTCCTCGATAGACCTGATGTGATGGCGCGTTATCGCGTGACTCTTCGTGCTCGTGAGTCAGAATGCCCAGTGTTGTTATCGAACGGCAACCTCATTAGTGCTGAAAAATTACCGAATGGTTGGCACAGCGCTGTTTGGGAAGATCCGTTTCCAAAACCATCTTATTTGTTTGCCTTGGTTGCCGGAAAACTGGAATGCATAGAAGAAACCATCACTACAGGCAGCGGTGCAAAAAAGTTATTACAGATTTGGGTTGAACCACATGACTTGAAAAAGACCCGTCACGCAATGGATTCTTTAATTGCCTCAATTCGTTGGGATGAGAAACGCTATGGCCTGGAGTTAGATCTGGAGCGCTTCATGATTGTGGCAGTTGGTGATTTCAATATGGGTGCGATGGAAAATAAGGGCCTGAATATATTTAATACTAAGTATGTCCTCGCTCAAGCAGAGACTGCAACCGATGCCGACTTTGCCAACATAGAAAGCGTCGTAGCTCATGAGTACTTTCATAACTGGACCGGCAATCGAGTTACCTGTAGGGATTGGTTTCAGCTTTCATTAAAAGAAGGTTTAACTGTATTTCGAGATCAAGAGTTCTCTGCAGATCAGATGGGGACTGAGTCTGGTAGAGCGGTAAAGCGCATTGAAGATGTGCGCTTATTGCGTCAACTACAGTTTCCAGAAGATGCGGGGCCAATGGCACATCCAATTCGTCCAGACGAATACCAAGAGATCAATAATTTCTACACCGTCACTGTATATGAAAAGGGTGCAGAAGTAGTGCGGATGTATCAAACTCTATTGGGTGTTGAGGGTTTCCGTAAAGGCATGGATTTGTACTTCCAGCGTCATGATGGTCAAGCAGTTACCTGCGATGATTTCTTGGCTGCCATGGCTGATGCCAATGGCCGCGATCTTTCCCAGTTTAAAAACTGGTACAGCCAGGCCGGTACTCCTCAGGTCAAGGTGGAGGAACTCTATGATGCGGATAAAAAGCAATATCAAGTGACTTTGACGCAAAGCCCCTCAGCAAATACAGCGCACAAAGATAGTAAGCTTTTTCATATTCCACTGAAGATGCGTTTACTAACATCTGAAAATGACCAGCTTGAAACTTTGTTGGAGTTAACACAAGGTCAGCAAGCCTGGACTTTTGATCAGGTGATGAGCCGTCCAGTGTTATCGATTAATCGCAATTTCTCAGCCCCGATTAATTTAGATTTTGATCAAAGTGAGGCCGACCTACTCACCATGTTCTCGAGTGATGATGACGCCTTCAATCGTTGGGAGGCTGGTCAGAAACTGGCAATGCAAATGATTCTGGGTAATCGTTTGCCTGATAAAGCGCTGATTGAGGCTTATCGCACTTTGTTGACTGATTCGAACTTAGATCCCGCGTTCAAAGAGCTGGCGCTGACCCTTCCTGCCGAGACTTATCTATATGAGCAGTGTGCGAGCGTTGATCCACAACAAATTTATCATGCGCGTCGTGCTTTCCGTCATGCTCTAGCTAGTGAGTTACGCATCGAGTGGGCAGCGCTCTATCAGCAGATGCAAACGCCAGGACCATTTAATCCAGATGCAGCAAGCGCTGGTAAGCGCGGCTTAAAGAATCTGGCGTTAAGTATGTTGCTTGAAGCGGACCCTTTGATCTGGGCGCCAATGGCAGTCAATCAGTATCAGAATGCTGACAACATGACTGATCGATATGCTGCTTTAGCTGGCTTAGCCATTCATGGATCAAAATCAGCGACTGCTTGTTTGGAGGATTTTTATTCCCGGTTTGCTGACGATGCTTTAGTCATTGATAAATGGTTTGCATTGCAATCAAGCAGACCCCCAGTCGAAAATGCTGAATCGACATTGAATGAAGTCAAGCGCTTGCGTGAGCACGAAGCCTTCAAGATGAATAACCCCAACCGAGTTCGCAGCGTCATTCATGCTTTTTGTATGAATAATCCCGCTAGCTTTCATCAGGCAGATGGCAGTGGTTATGCATTTTGGGCTGAATCCGTTTTGGCCTTAAACCTCATCAATCCTCAGGTTGCCGCTCGTTTAGCTAGGGGATTAGATCGCTGGCGTCAATTTGCCAAGCCTTATCAAGACCATATGCTGGCAGCCCTAAAGCAGGTTGCGGCTTGCGAAACCCTCTCTCCAGATGTGAAAGAGGTGGTTTCAAAGGCTTTGGGTAATTAATCGATTCAGAACAGGGCAAAATAGAGCCATCGCAGAACCAACCCCATTTCGGAGAAATTTCTTTTGAGCGCTTCAAGCACCTTTAATACTAATTTCAAGCAATACCTGATATCCGCTAAGGTGAAGGGTGCTGGCATACCCGCTGGCTTACAAGAACTGTTATTAGCAGTTGCACATACTTGTTCAACCCTGAGTCATGAGGTCGCACAAGGCGCTTTAATTGGTTTACTAGGCTCTGCTGGCACTGGTAATGTCCAGGGTGAAGTTCAGCAAAAACTGGATGTGATTGCCAATGACTTACTAATTGATGGTGTACAGGGATGTAAATCCCTGGCCGGTCTGGCTTCCGAAGAAATGGAATTACCACTCCCAGTTCAGGGCACTGGCGACTACTTGCTATTGTTTGATCCATTGGATGGTTCGTCAAATATCGATGTGAATGTATCTATCGGTACGATTTTCTCTGTACTCAAGAAGCAGGATCCTGCAGCCTCATTACAAACTTCAGATTTCTTATTATCAGGCCGTCATCAAGTGGCCGCAGGTTATGTTGTCTATGGTCCGCAAACTACCATGGCATTAACGCTGGGCGATGGCGTAGTGATGTTTACGCTCAATAAGGTGACTGGTGAATTCATCTTAATTAAGCATGCAGTTGAGATTGCGCACTCAACGGAAGAGTTTGCCATCAATATGTCGAATATGCGTCACTGGGCCGAGCCTGTGCGCCGCTATGTAGATGAGTGCTTAGCAGGTGTCAGTGGCGAACGTGATAAAGATTTCAACATGCGCTGGATTGCGTCCATGGTTGCCGATGTTCACCGCGTCTTATCGCGTGGCGGTATCTTTATGTATCCATGGGACCAACGTGAACCCCATAAGCCAGGCAAGTTACGCCTGATGTATGAAGCTAATCCCATGAGCTTTTTAGTAGAGCAGGCTGGTGGCGCATCAACTAATGGTGACCAATTAATTATGGACATGATTCCTACAGAATTACATGAGCGTGTCTCTGTCATGCTGGGGTCTAAAGAAGAGATTGAGCGCTTACAGCATTACCATTCGCAGGTGTAGGTGTTTGCCTCTTCCTGAGCTAGTAAGATCAAACAAAAACGCCAACTCACTGATTGGCGTTTTTACTTCAGGCCGTTGCCTAAAAAATGAATTAAACGATTATGGCCGAACCTGCTCTTTAAGGTAGGCTAGCGATTCTTCGACTTGGTCAATGAGTATCAAGCAGATATCGCCGGCAGACAAATCATTCAGAGCCGTATCAATAGCAAGAAATTCACCAGTAATCTCTTTAACTTGCTTGGCTTTCTTGGTGCCTACTAAACCTTCTTGAAGAAGCTTGAGCACTTCACCATCTTCGCGGCCACGCTGACACTGATCTTGATACAGAATGACATTGTCAAAGCTATTGCCAAGAATACGAGTTAGATCGCGAATATCTTCATCACGACGATCGCCGGCACCGCTAATAACAACGTGACTCTTCTTGGGTTTCATGGCCTCAATTGCGCTAGCTAAAGCGCGCATAGCATCTGGATTGTGGCCATAGTCAGCAATGACAGTGGCACCTTTATGCTGGAATTGATTAAAGCGACCTGGCACAGCATTTGCAGAGCTCTCAAACGAGTGGAGGCCACGCGCAATCTTTTCAGCATCCAAGCCTAATGCCCAAGCCGCTCCAATAGAAGCCATGGCGTTTTCAATTTGGAAGCCTAAAACGCCATTCTGGGTCAACGGAATTTCGCTAACCGGGAAGCGAAAGAGAACGCGTGATCCTTTGGAGCAGACGATAAAGGCCCCATCAAAGTAAATCACTTTTTTGTTTTTAGCTCGATGTGCCGCAATCACGGGGTGATGTTGATTTTGCGCAAAGAAAATCACTCGACCAGTGCAAACATCCCCCATCTTCACTACTATAGGATCCGTAGCATTGAGAACTGCGGCGCCAGACGGCGCCACATTTTGAACAACTACCCGTTTCAGAATCGCTAAGTCTTCAACACTGGTGATGTAGTTAAGACCGAGATGATCTCCTTCGCCAATATTGGTAACAACAGCAACTTCACAGCGGTCAAAACCCAAGCCTTCACGCAGCATTCCGCCGCGAGCTGTTTCTAAAACAGCGGCATCTACGTCGGGATGCATGAGGACGTTACGAGCACTCTTGGGCCCACTGCAGTCTCCAGAATCAATCAGTCGATGGTTGATATACACGCCATCAGTGGTTGTCATGCCAACACGTAGGCCAGTCTCATTAAGTAGATGAGAAATCAGGCGTACGGTAGTTGTTTTACCGTTGGTTCCAGTCACTGCAACAACTGGAATTCTGCCATCCTCGCCAAGAGGGTACATCGTATTAATGATGTCTTCGCCTACAGGACGGCTCTTGCCATAGGAAGGCTTGAGATGCATACGTAGGCCTGGTGCGGCATTGACCTCAACAATTCCACCGCCTTGAGCTTCTAAAGGCTTGTAAATTGCTTCGCACAAAATATCAACACCTGCGATGTCCAAGCCAATCATTTGCGCAGCAGCGATAGCGCTGGCTGCAACATCAGGATGGACATCATCTGTAACATCAGTTGCTGTGCCACCAGTACTCAGGTTGGCATTGTTACGCAGCAAAACGCGTTCCCCAGTTTTGGGAATGTATTTGGGGCTCAGATTATTGCTGGCTAAATGCGCAAGAGCAATATCGTCAAACCGAATCTTTGTTAATGCTGTTGCATGACCGTCACCACGTAATGGATTTTTATTTTCCAGCTCAACTAGTTCAGCAACGGTATGCTTGTCATCGCCAATCACTTGAGCGGGTTCGCGACGTGCCGCAGCAGATAGGCGATTGCCGACTACTAATAAACGGTAGTCTGCGCCGGGTAAATAGCGCTCCACAATAGTTTCTCGACCAAAGGCTTGCGTCACAACAAAGCCAGCACGTATCTCTTCCTCTGTTTGAATGTTCGCAACAACACCTTTACCTTGATTACCATCTTTAGGTTTAAGCACTATGGGGCCGCCAATTTTCTGTGCCGCGCGCCATGCATCATCAGCAGTGGTGACTACCTCGCCAATTGGAACTGATACGCCAGCGGCTGCTAAGAGATTTTTAGTGAGCTCTTTGTCTTGTGCAATGGCTTCTGCAATTGCGCTTGTATCGCTGGTCTCGGCGGCTTGAATACGTTTTTGTTTGCTACCCCAACCAAACTGCACCATGCTGCCCTCAGTCATACGGCGATAAGGGATATTTCTTTGTACTGCAGCGTCAACAATGGATCCAGTGCTCGGGCCTAGGCGTACATCCTCATACAAAGCCTCTAATTCTGAGAGGGCAGCTGCTAAATCAAACGGTACATCATTAAGAGTTGCCTGGATTAGTCCAAATGCAAAGTCAAAAGCCATGCGACCAACGACTTCTTCTGTGTATTCCACTACGACTTGATAGACGCCCGCATCAACAGTTTGTACTGTGCGGCTAAAGGTGACTGGACAGCCAGCCTGAGACTGAAGGCCTAATGCAGCATGCTCCAAGGCATGGGCTAGGGAGAGAGCTTCATTGTGTCCACCTCGGCGCATACTACCTAACTGGGGAAAGCGTTCGCGAATCTTGATTTCAAATTGGGGAATTAAGTCGATTGAGCGCTCTGATTCGTCACAAGAAACAATTGCTTCTAAAGAAGTATGGCGGCTCCATAAATTCGGGCCACGCAATATGCGAATACGGGTGATTTCCAATTAAGCCCCTGCTGGAATATTGGAGCTGGAAACAAATGTTTCAACACCAGCTTCGATAACGTTGAACGGAATATCTAAAGCCCAAGCAGCTCCAATGGCAGCTGCAAGACTTAAGTTGGAGACCCAATCAAGAGATGCATCTCTCACAGTTGGGGGGATGGGGATAACTAATTTATCTAGCTTACCCTGTTTGAGGGTAATGAAAGATAGGCCCACAATGATTGAGCGGCCATCTTTTTCTTGGTGAGCAGTTATTACAGGGGAGGCTGGGTCTTGAGAGAAGTACATCACTTCACCCTTGCTGAGTTCGGCCATTTTCACAATCATGGAGTCATCTGCATTTAACACGCTAGTGCCTGTCGGCAACACGACATCAACCTGAGTTCGAACCACGTTAAATAATTGATCTTCTTCGCTGATGTAGTGTTCTGGAAAGAGCTTAAGCGGATCAATGTTGAGAACGATGCCAACTTGACATTGGTCGTATGCGAGACCTTCTAGCAAAAGAGAGGCATTGTCATTTTCAATTACAGCGACTTCGATGGCCCTATTTTGTAGTGTGCGTCGCGCATTGTCCCAATGAGAAGAGGAGGTTTGCTTAATGGTGCGACTACCGAAATACAGGCCATTACTGGTAGAGAGGCCAACATGCGCGTTAGTCAGTCTAATAAAATGGGCAACCATTTCAGCGACGATGGTTCTTCCAGAATTGCCACTAATGCCAACAATAGGAATCCTAAAATCGTAACCTGGCGGGAATAAATGATTTGCAATTTCTTCGCCTACAGGTTGAGGTTTGCCACTGGCAGGTTTTAGGTGCATTAATAAGCCAGGACCTGCATTGACCTCGACGATGGCAGCATTCTGTGACTCAAGTGGTTTACTGATATCTTGGGCCACAAGGTCAATACCAGCAATTTCTAATCCTACTACGCGTGCAGCCAAAGCAACTTGATGAGCTACTTCAGGGTGAACTAGATCAGTTACATCAAATGCTACGTTACCGTTACTTTGAATGAGTACCTTTTGATCAACACTGGGAATGCTGTCACCAGTGAGTTTCTGGCGTGCAAGCTCTAACTCAACCGCAGAATCGATACGTACTGGATTGAGGGGGCACTCTTCGGTGGTACCCCGACGTGGGTCAGAATTAATTTGAATCTGAATGAGTTCAAGAACGGTATGTTTGCCATCCCCCGTAATCCAAACGGTTTCACCTTTGGCGGCTGCAACTACTTTATTGCCTACTACCAATAAGCGATGTTCGTCACCAATGATGTGTCGCTCTACTAAAACTTCACTACCTTCGTTAATAGCAACAGCATATGCCGCTTCAATTTCTTGCTGGGTATAGAGGTTGATAAATACACCACGACCATGATTGCCATCAATTGGCTTTACAACTACTGGCAGGCCAATATCTTGCGCCGCTTCCCAGGCGTCATCCGGACTAGTAACAGTTCTACCCTCTGGAGTAGGGACGCCAGCACTAGCAAGTAAGCTCTTAGTAAGGTCTTTATCACGCGAGATAGTTTCTGCGATGGCACTGGTTTGATCAGTTTCTGCTGTCCAAATACGTCTTTGCTTAGAACCGTATCCAAGTTGTACTAAATTACCGCTTGATAGCCTGATGTAAGGAATTTCTCGTGCGGTTGCAGCGTTGACGATGCAGGCTGTACTGGGACCAAGACAGAGGTCATCACTTAAATCGCGAAGGTCTTCAATAATCTGTTCTCTTTGCGCAATAGCATCTCCATTATCTTTAATTAAGGTGAGGAGAAGATCGCGTGCAAACTGAAAGGCCTGCAATGTTACGGCCTCTTCAGTAGCGCTCACAATGACTTTATATACGCCTCGACGGCCACCGTCCCGAGCTCTGCCAAAGCCACCCGCAATGCCAGCTAAGTTTTGCAGCTCAATGGTGAGGTGTTCTAGGATATGTCCAGGCCAAGTACCTTCTTCAACGCGCTTTAAAAACCCGCCTGGCTCTCCGTAGCTGCAGCGATGATCATGCAGACTGGGAAGGCACTTACTAAGGCGATCGTAAAAACCGGGAATGAGGTCAGATGGGTAATCTTCCAAGTCGCCTATATCAATCAATACCTCAAGCGCTGGGTTATAGCTCCACATATTGGGGCCACGAAGATGTCTATGGCTCAGGATTTCAATGGTTTTATCTAGTAATTGGGGCATATGTGGAGTGGGGGATCACGGCGCCAACATGGAAAATGAGGGCGGAGATGTCTCAGACTGTCTCTCTAGTTCTAGTAATTATTCAAAATCCACAAAATTAGCAAAAATGCTTAAAAAAGCCTACTTTGTCAATTTAACGGCTTTCTACCCACTAAGGTTGACAGTATTACTAAATCTAAAAAACCTAGCTCCACTATACTTTTAGGATTAATGAAGCCTGAAATTTCCCCATCCGCCCACACTTTGCCAGGTCATTGGGCTAGTGTTTTAGAAGCTTCTCAATCCCCAGTAAAAGATCTCAACTCCATACTGGCATGGGTTGAGCTTGATCTCGATGGTGAAATGCGCTTTGAGAGAAGCCTGCTTTGCTTGATTCCTACAGGTCTATTTTGGAGTGACGGTATTCGCTCGGAATTCTGGCCGATTAGCCCTGGAGCCCATCTTTTGCATGGCGATTACGCTGGAGTAGGGCATCTCAAGCTGGAGTCTGAGGCTAGCCTGCTGCGGCTTTGGTACTTTACTTTGGCTGTTAATCCCCAAGTATTGCGCCTGCAGAGCAGTTTTAGGCAGTTAATCCGGGGTGACCAGCTTGGTAACGAGCCCGAGTCTTCTGTATACGATAAGCAGGTTTGTCCGGTGTGTTTAAGCCCAAAGCCTGCTAACTCAGACGCTTGCCCAACGTGCGATCCAGAGGAGGATGCCCCTCCATCGACTTGGACTTTATTTAAGTTGTGGCGCTTTGCGCGCCCGTATAAAAAAGAGCTCTTACTGGGTTTTGTTCTGACTTTACTGTCAACCGGTGCCACACTGATTCCGCCTTATTTGACGATGCCCTTGATGGACCATGTGTTGATTCCATATGAAAAAGGTAATCCGATTGATTTTGATTTAGCAACTAAATATCTGCTTGCCCTCTTCGCTGCAGCAGTTGTTGCATGGGGCCTCGGTTGGTGGAAAACCTATTTACTCGCATTGGTGAGTGAGCGCATCGGCGCAGATCTGCGGAACACAACTTTTGAGCATTTGCTCAAATTATCTTTAGAGTATTTTGGTGGCAAAAGAACTGGCGACTTGATTGCACGTATTGGTGCTGAGACAGATCGTATCTGCGTATTCTTATCTTTATATGCTTTGGATTTTGCAACCGATGTCATCATGATTACGATGACGGCAGCAATTTTGGTATCAATTGATCCTTTGCTAGCCTTAGTCACTTTGGCGCCATTGCCATTTATCGTATGGATGATTCATGTGGTGCGCGATAAGCTGCGATTTGGTTTTGAGAAGATTGATCGCGTTTGGTCTGAAGTAACTAATATCTTGGCTGATACGATTCCAGGGATCCGGGTAGTCAAAGCGTTTGCTCAAGAAGATCGTGAGCTCAAACGTTTTGTTGATTCCAATAAACACAATTTGCAAATCAATGATCGCGTCAACCGCGTATGGGGATTGTTTTCCCCAACGGTGACGCTGTTAACAGAAACTGGTCTTTTGGTAGTGTGGGGTTTTGGTATTTGGCAGGTTGCGCATCAAAAGGTCACCGTTGGTGTATTGATTGCATTCCTTGCTTACATCGGACGTTTTTACATTCGACTCGATTCAATGAGTCGCATCGTTTCGCATACGCAAAAAGCTGCGGCTGGAGCTAAGCGTATTTTTGATATCTTGGACCATGTTTCGAGTGTTCCTGAGCCAATTAATCCAGCACCTTTGGGTGCAGTGAAAGGCCATATCTCCTTACGAAGTGTGGGTTTCCGCTATGGCAACCGTGCTGTTTCTAAAGGGATTGATCTGGATATTGCCCCTGGAGAAATGATTGGTTTAGTAGGCCATAGTGGCTCTGGTAAGAGCACTTTGGTGAACTTGATTTGCCGCTTCTATGACGTCAGTGCTGGTTCGATTGCCTTGGACGGGCGTGATATCCGTAGCATCAGGATTGCCGACTATCGCAAACGTATTGGTTTGGTTTTACAAGAGCCATTTCTATTCTTTGGCACGATTGCAGAAAATATTGCTTACGGAAAACCGGACGCCACTCGTGAAGAAATTATTGAAGCAGCCCGCGCAGCACATGCGCATGAATTTATTCTGCGCTTACCACTCGGTTATGACTCTTTAGTAGGTGAGCGCGGCCAATCTCTTTCGGGTGGAGAGCGTCAACGTATTTCCATTGCACGTGCGCTGTTGATTAATCCAAGTATTCTAATTTTGGATGAAGCCACCTCATCTGTGGATACCACCACCGAAAAAGAAATTCAG from Polynucleobacter duraquae encodes:
- a CDS encoding class 1 fructose-bisphosphatase, which codes for MSASSTFNTNFKQYLISAKVKGAGIPAGLQELLLAVAHTCSTLSHEVAQGALIGLLGSAGTGNVQGEVQQKLDVIANDLLIDGVQGCKSLAGLASEEMELPLPVQGTGDYLLLFDPLDGSSNIDVNVSIGTIFSVLKKQDPAASLQTSDFLLSGRHQVAAGYVVYGPQTTMALTLGDGVVMFTLNKVTGEFILIKHAVEIAHSTEEFAINMSNMRHWAEPVRRYVDECLAGVSGERDKDFNMRWIASMVADVHRVLSRGGIFMYPWDQREPHKPGKLRLMYEANPMSFLVEQAGGASTNGDQLIMDMIPTELHERVSVMLGSKEEIERLQHYHSQV
- a CDS encoding TMEM165/GDT1 family protein, which gives rise to MDLSALVISTGVVALAEMGDKTQLLSLMLAARYPKQALAIIGGIFIATIANHACAALLGHWLTTFMSPDLLKWILGLSFLGIGLWLLVPDHIDDAAGSKVADRAFQVFMLTVGLFFLAEMGDKTQIATIALGAKYSDVFSVTVGTTLGMMLANAPAVWIGQKFTNRMPIQWVHAVAAVTFIAIGIATLIWG
- a CDS encoding amino acid permease, coding for MALGSTIGVGLFLGSASAIQIAGPSILLGYLLAGIVAFIVLRTLGEMAVHEPVAGSFAAYANTYVGPLAGYMVGWGYWTYWIVVGIAEVTAVGIYMGIWFPDTPQWIWALSSILMMGLINLIAVKVFGEFEFWFALIKVVAIVAMIALGGSVIFFGFTNDWNPIGLANLWQHGGFFPNGISGMLLSLQMVLFAYVGIEMIGLSAGEAENPRKTIPMAIDSLAWRILIFYMGAIFVILAIFPWNEIGQQGSPFVVMFERIGLREAAGIINFVVITAALSSCNAGIFSGGRLLYALSVNGYAPSPFAKLSKYGVPHRAVMATVAVCMTGVVLNYFVPDKAFQYIMAAVTFIGLMVWIAILITQIQFRRSLTKVQVAELAYRTPWWPYSSWFALAFIALVVVLMGFHEDARIALVLGPCLLGVYLAMFYIVGLHRKTKLSREFK
- the ald gene encoding alanine dehydrogenase produces the protein MIVGVPQEVKNNEFRVGLTPGNVRGLCKQGHSVLVQRGAGEQIGLSDESYRLAGATLINSAAEVFAKAEMVVKVKEPQPQECAMLREDQILFTYLHLAPDPQQTKALLASGASCIAYETVTSFNGALPLLAPMSEVAGRMSIQAAATHLEKTNGGLGILMAGVPGVAPAKVVILGAGVVGRNALQMAVGMGADVYIFDRNIDCLRQIDILYGNRVRTFYADPLLVELEVCEADVVIGAVLLPGAAAPKLVTREMVRKMKAGAVVVDVAIDQGGCFETSKPTTHTDPTFIVDGVLHYCVANMPGAVARTSTFALTNATYPFIEALANRGMVKAFSHDHHLRNGLSVHRGQLTSEPVAKAQRVDFVLAEELLAA
- the pepN gene encoding aminopeptidase N, yielding MKTDLPQSFRRLEYRASNYTFSQVDLDIALDPARTIVKSRLEVLPGASHEAGTPLVLQGYELEFVSLRINGEAHRQFELNPETLTIHALPNEGKQAFIVEIICVCVPEKNTSLMGLYVSNGNFFTQCEAEGFRKITYFLDRPDVMARYRVTLRARESECPVLLSNGNLISAEKLPNGWHSAVWEDPFPKPSYLFALVAGKLECIEETITTGSGAKKLLQIWVEPHDLKKTRHAMDSLIASIRWDEKRYGLELDLERFMIVAVGDFNMGAMENKGLNIFNTKYVLAQAETATDADFANIESVVAHEYFHNWTGNRVTCRDWFQLSLKEGLTVFRDQEFSADQMGTESGRAVKRIEDVRLLRQLQFPEDAGPMAHPIRPDEYQEINNFYTVTVYEKGAEVVRMYQTLLGVEGFRKGMDLYFQRHDGQAVTCDDFLAAMADANGRDLSQFKNWYSQAGTPQVKVEELYDADKKQYQVTLTQSPSANTAHKDSKLFHIPLKMRLLTSENDQLETLLELTQGQQAWTFDQVMSRPVLSINRNFSAPINLDFDQSEADLLTMFSSDDDAFNRWEAGQKLAMQMILGNRLPDKALIEAYRTLLTDSNLDPAFKELALTLPAETYLYEQCASVDPQQIYHARRAFRHALASELRIEWAALYQQMQTPGPFNPDAASAGKRGLKNLALSMLLEADPLIWAPMAVNQYQNADNMTDRYAALAGLAIHGSKSATACLEDFYSRFADDALVIDKWFALQSSRPPVENAESTLNEVKRLREHEAFKMNNPNRVRSVIHAFCMNNPASFHQADGSGYAFWAESVLALNLINPQVAARLARGLDRWRQFAKPYQDHMLAALKQVAACETLSPDVKEVVSKALGN